In one window of Lewinellaceae bacterium DNA:
- a CDS encoding OmpA family protein, whose amino-acid sequence MKKISTLTLLAMILGLATSCVSKKKFDALTQDKMNLEQSLEASKMQVSKLEDEKTSLTTEKNELSTQVSTLKQDLSKTQQEVAQVKTEVQQQATKLDKLESTINSAFAPIEKTGWSVHQENDMLYISVENPVLFRSGSASVSRDAKDIINGIAEVLKNNPDVKMIVEGHADNKTISTDRYPSNWELSAARSASVVKALVKAGVDAARLTVAGRGDTMPASAEGNTTADARKMNRRTEFILVPGISKLYELDKM is encoded by the coding sequence ATGAAAAAGATCTCAACGCTTACTTTACTCGCAATGATACTGGGATTAGCCACTTCCTGCGTTTCCAAAAAGAAATTTGATGCTTTGACACAGGATAAGATGAACCTGGAACAGAGCCTGGAAGCCAGTAAAATGCAAGTTTCCAAATTGGAAGACGAGAAGACCAGCCTCACCACTGAAAAGAATGAACTTTCAACACAAGTCAGTACGCTGAAACAAGACTTGTCCAAGACTCAGCAAGAGGTTGCTCAGGTAAAAACGGAGGTTCAGCAACAAGCAACCAAACTGGATAAACTGGAGTCAACCATCAACAGTGCGTTCGCTCCGATTGAAAAAACCGGATGGTCGGTTCATCAGGAAAACGACATGCTGTATATCTCGGTTGAAAATCCTGTTTTATTCCGCAGTGGGTCTGCTTCCGTCAGCCGGGATGCCAAAGACATTATCAATGGCATTGCTGAAGTTCTCAAGAACAATCCCGACGTGAAGATGATTGTAGAAGGACACGCGGACAATAAGACCATCAGCACCGATCGTTATCCCAGCAACTGGGAATTGAGTGCCGCCCGTTCTGCCAGTGTCGTAAAAGCATTGGTAAAAGCTGGTGTTGATGCAGCCCGCCTTACTGTAGCCGGACGCGGTGATACCATGCCAGCCAGTGCGGAAGGCAATACGACGGCTGATGCCCGTAAAATGAATCGTCGTACCGAATTTATTTTAGTACCAGGCATCTCGAAGCTTTACGAGCTGGACAAAATGTAA
- a CDS encoding bifunctional hydroxymethylpyrimidine kinase/phosphomethylpyrimidine kinase, whose translation MSLMTIGTVAFDDIETPFGRAEKVVGGACTYISWAASYFIHDIKLVSIVGDDFPSSELQLMQQRGVDLAGLEIVPGKKTFFWAGRYHENMNQRDTLVTDLNVLADFDPVLPASYRDCDYVMLGNLTPEIQLKVIRQLDRRPKIIALDTMNFWMDVAMDGLLEVLQEVDLLTINDEEARQLSGEYSLISAARKIFTMGPRFLVVKKGEHGALLFAPDRVFYAPALPLTQVKDPTGAGDTFAGGFMGYLAKTDDISFDNLKKAIIYGSAMASFCVEEFSLDRLKVLDEDAIQHRVRQFADLVHFEL comes from the coding sequence ATGAGTTTGATGACTATCGGCACAGTCGCCTTTGATGATATTGAAACGCCTTTCGGCCGGGCTGAAAAGGTGGTTGGTGGTGCCTGTACTTACATCAGCTGGGCAGCATCGTATTTTATCCACGACATCAAACTCGTTTCCATTGTTGGCGACGATTTCCCATCATCTGAACTCCAGTTGATGCAACAGCGGGGAGTGGACCTTGCCGGTCTGGAGATTGTGCCCGGCAAGAAGACCTTCTTTTGGGCCGGACGCTACCATGAAAATATGAATCAGCGGGATACCCTGGTGACCGACTTAAATGTGCTGGCTGATTTTGATCCCGTATTACCTGCTTCTTACCGTGATTGTGATTACGTCATGCTGGGTAACCTGACCCCGGAGATCCAGCTGAAGGTGATCCGGCAGCTGGACCGGCGACCTAAGATCATCGCGCTGGATACCATGAATTTCTGGATGGATGTAGCCATGGATGGGCTGCTGGAAGTATTGCAGGAGGTGGACCTTTTGACCATCAATGATGAGGAGGCCAGGCAGCTCAGCGGAGAATATTCATTGATTTCTGCTGCCCGTAAGATCTTCACCATGGGCCCTCGTTTTTTAGTGGTGAAAAAGGGAGAACACGGAGCGCTTCTTTTTGCCCCGGACCGGGTATTTTATGCTCCGGCGTTGCCGCTGACCCAGGTAAAAGATCCTACCGGTGCAGGGGATACCTTTGCCGGAGGATTTATGGGTTACCTGGCTAAAACAGATGATATCTCATTCGATAACCTGAAGAAAGCCATCATTTACGGATCGGCGATGGCCTCATTTTGTGTTGAAGAATTCAGCCTTGACCGGCTTAAGGTACTGGATGAAGATGCCATTCAACACCGGGTCAGGCAGTTTGCCGACCTTGTCCACTTTGAATTATAA
- a CDS encoding amidohydrolase gives MRFTFTLSFCFALTLAWSQTKDWQDDVLKKLDMQQDHYAATALQIWNYAEVGYQETKSSAALQTLLRDAGFQVTTGVAEIPTAFVASYGQGKPVIGILAEFDALPGVSQTAEPYREEREDNTAGHACGHHLFGTASVAAGIAIKQYMQEHGLTGTLRVYGTPAEEGGGGKVYMVRAGLFDDVDAVLHWHPGNQNSASASSSLSNKSAKFRFYGKPSHAAVSPERGRSALDAVEAMDYMVNMMREHISSESRIHYVITRGGEAPNVVPEFAEVFYYCRHPDMAIVKQNFDWIVEAAEGAAKGTQTRMEYEVIHGLYNLQPNETLARVMYHNLEKVGGVTYDAEELAFANKLQESFSPKPPDPAQAADIEPFEVNERGSGGSTDVGDISWVVPTAGMSAATWVPGTSAHSWQAVACGGTSIGIKGMMVAAKTIALTGIELIQDKKTLDEAKTELQKRTGSDFKYEPLIGDRKPPLDYRNNK, from the coding sequence ATGCGCTTTACCTTCACACTATCATTTTGTTTTGCCCTTACTCTGGCCTGGTCACAAACCAAAGACTGGCAGGATGATGTCCTGAAAAAGCTGGACATGCAGCAGGATCACTATGCTGCCACTGCCCTGCAGATCTGGAACTATGCGGAGGTTGGTTATCAGGAAACCAAAAGTTCTGCAGCCCTGCAGACGTTGTTGCGGGATGCCGGATTCCAGGTTACCACCGGCGTTGCCGAGATTCCTACTGCTTTTGTAGCCTCCTATGGTCAGGGTAAGCCCGTCATCGGGATCCTTGCTGAATTTGATGCATTGCCCGGTGTCTCACAAACAGCGGAACCTTACCGGGAAGAACGGGAAGACAACACCGCTGGCCATGCCTGCGGACATCACTTATTTGGCACTGCCTCCGTGGCTGCCGGCATTGCCATCAAACAATACATGCAGGAACACGGTTTAACCGGAACCCTTCGTGTTTACGGGACACCTGCTGAAGAAGGTGGTGGCGGTAAGGTCTACATGGTCCGGGCTGGTCTGTTTGATGACGTAGATGCTGTACTGCACTGGCATCCCGGCAATCAGAACAGCGCATCCGCATCCTCCTCACTGAGTAATAAATCCGCAAAATTCCGGTTCTATGGTAAGCCGTCACATGCGGCAGTATCCCCTGAGCGTGGCCGCTCTGCCCTGGATGCCGTCGAAGCGATGGATTATATGGTCAATATGATGCGTGAACACATCTCCTCAGAATCCCGGATCCACTACGTCATCACGCGCGGTGGGGAAGCACCTAATGTCGTCCCCGAGTTTGCCGAAGTCTTCTATTATTGCCGGCATCCGGATATGGCTATCGTAAAGCAAAATTTCGACTGGATCGTAGAAGCAGCCGAAGGCGCCGCCAAAGGAACCCAGACTCGGATGGAATATGAAGTGATTCACGGCCTGTACAATCTGCAACCTAATGAGACCCTGGCGCGGGTTATGTACCATAACCTTGAAAAAGTCGGAGGGGTCACCTATGATGCCGAAGAACTGGCTTTCGCGAACAAACTCCAGGAATCTTTCAGCCCCAAGCCTCCGGATCCTGCCCAGGCTGCTGACATTGAACCTTTCGAAGTCAATGAAAGAGGAAGCGGAGGTTCAACCGACGTCGGTGACATCAGCTGGGTGGTGCCCACGGCCGGCATGAGTGCGGCAACCTGGGTACCCGGCACCTCTGCACACAGCTGGCAAGCCGTAGCATGCGGTGGAACTTCGATCGGAATAAAAGGTATGATGGTCGCCGCGAAAACCATCGCCCTTACCGGTATTGAACTCATCCAGGATAAAAAAACCCTTGATGAAGCTAAAACTGAACTCCAGAAAAGGACCGGGTCGGATTTCAAATACGAACCTTTGATTGGCGATCGTAAACCTCCACTGGATTATCGCAACAACAAATAA